The proteins below come from a single Vitis vinifera cultivar Pinot Noir 40024 chromosome 9, ASM3070453v1 genomic window:
- the LOC100266231 gene encoding uncharacterized protein At2g39795, mitochondrial, with amino-acid sequence MAMARIIRPLRRALISSSKSVTQKNPNPLHLQSPISIFTTRSYISEMRKSAFEGNILRLLRSEIEYELEHFTPKELVVEYDSFVVEERPGEQWIRLKKKFGEKEEIKIEVTMFDGSIPVEKSPDGIRIGQEVELHITLIVNISKGEGSDVLEFVCSAWPQSVEIVNVLVHGKDGRPNQLYMSPKFKDLDDELQESLYEFLETRGIDDDLAIFVHEYMKNKDKTEFIRWMGTVKSFIEQK; translated from the exons ATGGCCATGGCCCGAATAATTCGACCCTTGCGAAGAGCACTGATTTCTTCTTCCAAATCCGTAACTCagaaaaaccctaaccctctCCATCTTCAAAGCCCCATTTCCATCTTCACTACACGAAGCTACATCTCCGAAATGCGCAAATCGGCCTTCGAAGGCAACATCCTCAGACTTCTACGCAGCGAAATCGAATACGAGCTCGAGCATTTTACTCCTAAAGAG CTTGTTGTGGAATACGATTCATTTGTTGTTGAGGAACGACCAGGAGAGCAGTGGATTagattgaagaaaaaatttggagagaaggaagaaattaaaattgaagtCACCATGTTTGATGGGTCTATTCCTGTTGAGAAATCCCCTGATGGTATTCGCATTGGACAAGAGGTGGAGCTTCATATTACTTTGATTGTCAATATTTCTAAAGGGGAAGGCAGTGATGTCTTGGAGTTTGTGTGCTCAGCATGGCCGCAGAGTGTAGAGATTGTGAATGTTCTTGTGCACGGGAAAGATGGGAGGCCTAATCAGCTCTACATGAGTCCTAAATTCAA GGATTTGGATGATGAGCTGCAGGAATCACTCTATGAATTCTTGGAAACAAGGGGTATAGATGATGATCTTGCCATTTTTGTGCATGAATATATGAAGAACAAAGATAAAACTGAGTTTATTCGATGGATGGGAACTGTCAAGTCTTTTATAGAACAGAAATAA